A single window of Methylobacterium nodulans ORS 2060 DNA harbors:
- a CDS encoding glutaminase has translation MPDLTSVVQEIAEEMRERPDRGEVATYIPELARADPKAFGLVVIDADGQVAAAGDSDVPFSIQSISKVFTLTLALGMVGDRLWRRVGREPSGSPFNSIVQLEYERGIPRNPFINAGAIAVTDLILSRHQPREALGEILRFMQFLAQDSSIAIDEAVAASELRTGFRNAALANFMKAHGVIDNPVEYTLGVYFHHCAIAMTCRQLAEAGRFLAHSGRNPSTGHLVVQPERARRINAVMLTCGHYDGSGEFAFRVGLPGKSGVGGGILAVAPGRASIAVWSPGLDASGNSHLGRIALERLTKRLGWSIFGQ, from the coding sequence GAGGTCGCGACCTACATTCCCGAACTCGCCCGCGCCGATCCGAAAGCCTTCGGTCTGGTGGTGATCGATGCGGATGGACAGGTCGCGGCGGCCGGCGACAGCGACGTGCCCTTCTCGATTCAGAGCATCTCGAAGGTGTTCACCCTCACGCTCGCGCTCGGCATGGTCGGCGACCGGCTGTGGCGGCGCGTCGGGCGCGAGCCGTCGGGAAGCCCCTTCAACTCCATCGTCCAGCTGGAATACGAGCGCGGCATTCCCCGCAACCCGTTCATCAATGCCGGGGCGATCGCCGTGACCGACCTGATCCTGTCGCGGCACCAGCCCCGCGAGGCGCTCGGCGAAATCCTGCGCTTCATGCAATTCCTGGCGCAGGATTCCTCGATCGCCATCGACGAGGCGGTGGCGGCCTCGGAGCTGCGGACGGGTTTTCGCAATGCGGCGCTCGCCAATTTCATGAAGGCGCACGGGGTGATCGACAATCCGGTCGAGTACACGCTCGGCGTCTATTTCCACCATTGCGCCATCGCGATGACCTGCCGGCAACTCGCCGAGGCCGGGCGGTTCCTCGCCCATTCGGGCCGCAACCCCTCGACGGGGCATCTGGTGGTGCAGCCGGAGCGGGCGCGCCGCATCAACGCGGTCATGCTCACTTGCGGCCATTACGACGGGTCGGGCGAATTCGCCTTCCGGGTCGGCCTGCCGGGCAAGAGCGGGGTCGGCGGGGGCATCCTGGCGGTCGCGCCGGGCCGGGCCTCCATCGCCGTCTGGTCGCCAGGCCTCGATGCCTCGGGCAATTCCCATCTCGGGCGCATCGCCCTCGAAAGGCTTACGAAGCGGCTCGGCTGGTCGATCTTCGGCCAATGA
- a CDS encoding DUF2735 domain-containing protein, producing the protein MTTAPRRETAKIYQFPVRGRTDQGGRRPETTSTERSAYRFADAAFGSGWYHDAAIQDAERSRKP; encoded by the coding sequence ATGACGACTGCACCCCGTCGAGAAACGGCCAAGATCTACCAGTTCCCCGTGAGGGGCCGGACCGACCAGGGCGGCCGTCGGCCGGAGACCACCTCCACCGAGCGCAGCGCCTACCGCTTCGCCGATGCGGCCTTCGGGAGCGGCTGGTATCACGACGCCGCCATCCAGGACGCGGAACGCTCGCGCAAGCCGTGA